Proteins from a single region of Carassius gibelio isolate Cgi1373 ecotype wild population from Czech Republic chromosome A5, carGib1.2-hapl.c, whole genome shotgun sequence:
- the LOC127987993 gene encoding leukotriene B4 receptor 1-like yields the protein MEYQNISNNSLFVRTSAVASSTVLGLCCALGVPGNVAALVMLAQHLKDDSFTPKLMLSLAVSDLLSLIFLPVWIDALLNGWVFGQGLCKLFSYVVYWSLYSSVLSVTLLSVQRYLQVLYPQRWAKLGQKGQKWLIFGIWTLSGALGSYALYYRNVKQKAGLLRCYQDYKNKQEKIVILLVETLVMFFVPVFSLLCFYHRLHQRINQSVSFRSHRLTKLSVRIVVAFFIFGTPAMINNLVSMAMPWESDGSNNITGALFFINSCVNPFLYAFSARTLRCRRKQHSDQPQENLNES from the coding sequence ATGGAGTATCAGAACATTTCTAACAACTCTCTGTTTGTCCGTACCTCAGCAGTAGCATCCAGCACTGTTCTTGGATTGTGCTGTGCGCTGGGTGTACCCGGTAATGTAGCGGCGCTGGTCATGCTCGCCCAGCATTTAAAGGATGACAGTTTCACCCCAAAACTGATGCTGAGTCTGGCTGTCTCGGATCTATTGAGTCTGATATTTCTGCCTGTGTGGATTGATGCCCTTCTGAACGGCTGGGTTTTTGGCCAAGGTCTGTGTAAGTTATTTTCCTATGTAGTGTACTGGAGCCTCTACAGTAGTGTGCTTTCTGTCACCTTGTTGAGTGTGCAAAGGTACCTGCAGGTGCTGTATCCACAGAGATGGGCCAAGCTCGGGCAGAAGGGACAAAAGTGGCTGATTTTTGGAATATGGACATTAAGTGGAGCTCTGGGTTCTTATGCTCTTTATTACAGAAACGTGAAGCAGAAGGCTGGGCTTCTACGCTGTTATCAGGATTATAagaataaacaagaaaaaatagtCATCTTACTTGTCGAAACTCTAGTGATGTTTTTTGTGCCTGTCTTCAGCCTGTTGTGTTTCTACCATCGACTTCACCAACGGATAAATCAGTCAGTTTCCTTCAGAAGCCACAGGCTGACAAAACTGTCTGTCAGGATCGTAGTGGCCTTCTTCATATTTGGGACCCCCGCTATGATCAACAACTTGGTCTCTATGGCAATGCCATGGGAATCAGATGGCAGCAACAATATAACTGGCGCTCTTTTCTTTATTAACAGTTGTGTGAACCCCTTTCTTTATGCCTTCTCAGCTCGAACGCTGCGATGCAGAAGAAAACAGCATTCAGATCAGCCACAAGAAAATCTGAATGAAAGCTGA